The DNA window TTTCCGTGGTTTCCCAGGTGCAAGGTGTGGTCTGCAAAACGCAGGCGGCTGAAATCTCCATCCCTGTGCAGGCTGTCACAGCGCTCAAAAATCTGGGGGTCCAGTTCATCGTCTGCAGAAGTCACCGAAAACGCATGCACATGGGGTTTCAGCTGAGGCATGTCCTGCAAGGTCAGTGCCCGATTTCCTGTGGCACAGAAGAAAATGTCACTGGCCTGCAAGAGTTCAGGGCGCGGCTTCACCCGGTGGTTGATGCACTGGGCGTAAATGCGCTGGCTGGGATCGATGTCCCACACGTACACCTCGTATCCCCTGGCCCGCAGGTTGTGGGCGATGCTCTGCCCGATCTTGCCAAACCCAAACACCGTGATCACCTGATCTGCAAACAGCAAACCCTCCTGCCTGAGCAGCGCTTCTGCAGAAAACACAATGGATTTCCCGACGTTCCAGTCCTCGGTGCGTTTGGCCAGACTGCGGGCCACCGACAGACAGGGAACCGGCAGGGGCACCACCGATTCGTATTTCTGGTGGCCGTTTTCGGTGTCTTCCACCACCCCCAGGAAACAATCTCCAAAATGTTGTTTCAGGTCATGCACCACCCGATGAAAGTACCCTCCAATGTCGATGATCATGAACCGTCCAGAGGGCTTCAATTGCTCCAGAAAGCCAATCACCTGTGCTGCATTGGCGGTGAACAGGCGGTCCAGAAAATACACTGGATAGCGCTTCTGAATTTCGGGCAAATGCTGGTCACTGATGCTGCGGGGCTTGGGAATCACAGCCAGGACTTCTCCCACCCTCTCCAGGGCTTTCAGAAAAGGCAGAAGGCTGCGCAGCACATGGCCCACAACCACAAAACCCACACCCGTGTGGGTCATGGGGTAGAGCACCTGGCTGAAGAAAAGGCTGGCTTTTTCGGGTTCGATCAGGCGGCGGTCTGCAGGAATGAACATGGGACCCTCCCAGGGGGATGTGAGTGTGGGGGCGGAAATGGTGAGATGGAGGAGGTCAGCACTGTGCAGAAGAGGGGGCAGAAGAGAGATGGCCTCTTTCTTCAGTTGCTGCTCATTCATGGTCGGAGATTCCTGTACAGATCTAAAAGGAATCACCCTTACACAGATGTAAGGGTGATTCCTGAGTGCATGGGGCTGGATGGGTCAGAGATTCAGGGACACGGCCATTCCTGTGCGGTTGAGAGGGTGACATCTGGCAGGGCAGGGGTCAGGTCTTCCTGAAACCCCATCCCCACAACCACCAGACGGAAAGACACCGTGGGATCAGCAAAAGTGCCCCCTGTTCTAAAAGGACTGCTGCGCACCTCGGTTTCCAGCCGGACAGGCAGGTTCCAGGGCAAAGCAGTCCATGCTTTCAGGCCATACTGGGACTGCAACCCCAGAGGAGCAACCTGTGTGTCAGCAGGATTGAGCACCCAGCCCAACTGACCCACCACGCCTGCTGCTGCATTTCCATAACCCAGTTGTACACTGCTTTTCCAGGCCCCAGAGCCCAGAAATTGCTCTGGTCTGCCTGTGGGGAAGCCAAAGGTGGTCTTCACCCAGAAGGTGTCGATGGGGTAAGCCCATTGCAGAGAAACATCTCCCAGACCAAAAGCAGGCGCACTGTAATAACGCTGCTCCCCATCGGCCAGGCGGTAAAAAGACAGGTTGCGGTTGCGTTCCGGGTTGACAATGCGGTTCATGCGGATGACCTGGTGATACACATCCAGTGGTGCGTCCAGCACCCCTCCCCACACATACTGCACGGGAACCGAAACCCCAAATTCCCCCACAGGGGTGAAAGTCCGGGCTGTCAGCTCCAGTTTCCACGCTTCGGCATCGATGCCCATCTCTCCCCAGTCTCCCCTGCTGTAAGACTGCTCGTTGGCAATGCTGAAATTGAAGCCCAATCTGCATCCCTCAGACAGTGGAATCTGCCCGAAAGGAGACAGCACCGTGCTGTGAATCAGGCTGTTCGACTCGGGAAGCAACAACTGGGCTGTGGCACTGCCCAGACACAGCAGCATCAGGGAGAGAAGGCGTTTCACAGAAAACCATTCTGTCACAGGTGGTCCGGGCACAGGTGTGGAAGATCATGCAGCAAAGAACCTCCCCTGCGGCGCAAGGGAGGCTGGGCGAAGGTGAGGTGTTTTACCAGCTGAGCTGGTACTGGGCAAAACCGTCTGCATTGGTGCCAATCTTTTTGGCATTGGCAGGCAGGAATTTCTCAGCGTTGGGGCTGGAGAGGAACAGCACGCTCTGGCCAGGGATGGGGGCCAGTTTCCAGTTGTTGTCTGCAGTGGGGTTGATCTTGCCCTGAGACACCATGTATTGGATGATGGCCTCGCGGTTCTCATCGGGAGAATCCAGCACGATGTTCTTGCCGTCCAGACCGGGGAAGCTGCCGCCGCCACCTGCACGGTAGTTGTTGGTCACCACCACAAACTTCTGGGCAGGATCGATGGGTTTGCCTTCGAACATCAGGTTCTTGATGCGGTGGGCATCGGCATTCACCACTTCGCCCTTGCTGTTGTAACGGCTGGGCTGGGTGACATCGATTTCGTAGGTCACACCATCGATCACATCGAAGTTGTAGGTGGGGAAGGAATCATCCACCAGAGGCTGGTTGGCTGGGCCTTTGGGATCAATCTGCTTGAATTGACCTGCGCTGCGCTCCAGCCATTCCTGCACCTGTGCCCCGGTGACCAGCACCCCTTTGATGGTGTTGGGGTAGATGTACAGGTCGGAGATGTTCTTGATGGCCAGGGTGCCAGCAGGAATGTCGGTGTAGTAACTGGCTCCAGAACGCCCTCCGGCCTTGAAGGGTGCAGCAGCAGACAGCACAGGGTATTTGTCGTACTCGGTGCCTTGCAGGGCACGTTTGGCGTACCACATCTGGGCCTGGGAGACCAGTTGCACGCTGGGATCGTCCTGCACCACAGCGAAGTAGCTGTTGATGGGGGCTTCCAGGTCTGCCACCTTGCCGCGCACGTAATCCAGGGTGTGCTGATGGTCGTCTGCAACGGCCTGCACAATGGCGGGATCGTTGTCCACAATGGCTTTCTTGGCCACCTTGTCAAAGATGGGACGGATGCTGCCCTGTTTGTCGGCAACACTCCATTCTCCGTCGTTGACTTCGAGCTTCAGGTCCACCACACCCAGGTTGTTGCCCCAGAATCCGGGCATCACTGCGGCCACACCGTTCAGGGTGCCTTTTTTGACATCCGCTCCGGGGTAGGTGGCAAAAGAGGCACTGGGGAATTCCAGGTGGGAGTGCCCGAACAGCACCACATCAATGCCCGGAACTTTAGAGAGGCCAGCGGTTTCATTCTCGTCCAGGGCTTTGGGATCGGGGTCGCCCAGTCCAGAGTGGGCCAGGGCCACGATGATGTCTGCGCCTTTTTCTTTCATTTCGGGCACAAAGCGTTTGGCGGTTGCCACGATGTCCTGGGTGGTGACCTTGCCTTCCAGGTTGGCCTTGTCCCAGTTGAGGATTTGTGGGGGCACAAAACCAATCACACCCACCCGCAGGAGGTGCAGCTTGTTGTTCTCGTCTTTCACCACTTTGGTGATGATGCGGTAGGGTTTGAAGTAATTTTTGTTGCCGTTGGCATCAAACACGTTGGCACTGACGTAAGGGAAGTTGGCCCCCTGCAGGGTCACTTTGAGGAAATCCAGACCGTAGTTGAACTCGTGGTTGCCGATGTTGCCAGCATCGTAATCCAGCAGGTTCATGGCCTTGTAGACGGGGTGAACGTCCCCTTCTTTGAGTGGGCTGACCCGGGCCACATAGTCGCCCAGGGGGTTGCCCTGAATCAGGTCACCGTTGTCAAACAGCATGCTGTTGGGGGCTTCCGCTCTGGCCTGGTTGATCAGGGTGGCGGTTTTGGAAAGACCATACTCGTCGGTGCTCTTGTCCTGATAGTAGTCGTAGTTCAGGACATTCACGTGAATGTCGGTGGTCTCCAGGATGCGGAGGTCCACGGTGGCGGCCTGGGCAACGCCGGTCGTCATCAGCAGCAGGCTGAGCATTTTGAGGTGTTTCATGGTCGTCCTTTCGGTGTACGGCTCAAATCCAGTGGTGCAAATCCAGAGGATCTGTGAATGTGCGGTGTCAGGGTTCTGTCTGCCCAGAGGGTGAATTCAACCCGCCTTTGCATCTAGACCACTTTTAACCGGGTTCAGTACACGCGACTATAAACGTACCATGTCAGAGGTGTGTCAAAAAAGACCCTCTTCAGCTTCGTGTCAGACTTCGGGTCATACGTAAAACGTTTTTTGCTGCACCTGCAGGAGTTTCAAATTCTCCCCCTGCATCCTTCATGCTTTGATCGCTCAAACTTTACAAAAACAAAGTGTCATTTCTTACAGCCATATCTGTCTGCAATCCAGCAAAAACCCTCCGAGAGGTCCCGGAGGGTCGCATCAACACCTGAAATTCAGCGGTTGGAGATGTGGATGGCCTGACGGTGCACGTGCTCTGCGGCTTCCAGCACCGCTTCACCCAGCGTGGGGTGGGCGTGAATGGTGAGGGCAATGTCAGAAACAGTGGCCGCCATTTCCAGACCCAGTGAAGCTTCACCCAGCATGTCAGAAGCGTGGGGACCCACGATGTGCACGCCCAGCAGCAAATCGGTGTCTGCGTCAGAAACCATCTTCACAAAACCATCGGTGCTTTGCAGGGTCATGGCGCGACCACTGGCAGCGAAGGGGAACACCCCTGTCTTGACCTTGTAGCCTTTGTCTTTGGCTTCCTGCTCGGTCAGGCCCACCCAGGCGAATTCTGGGCTGGTGTACACCACACCGGGAATGGCCACCACATCCATGGCGCTCTTCTTCCCAGCAATGACCTCTGCAGCCACCAGACCTTCTTTCATGGCTTTGTGGGCCAGCATGGGGTTTCCGGCCACATCGCCAATGGCGTAGATGTGAGGCACACTGGTCTGCAGTTTGTCGTTGATTTCAATGAAACCCCGGTCGCTGATCTTCACGCCCACCCCTTCCAGGTTCATGCCTTTTGAGCGGGGACGGCGACCCACGGCCACCAGCACCCGGTCAAAGACCTCGGTGCGTTTGGCTCCGGTTTCCACACTTTCAATTTCCACATGCAGACCATCAGCTTTTTTCTCGAACTTGTTGGCCTTGGTGCGGACCTCAATTTCGATGCCCTGCTTCTTGATGGCCTTCACAAATTCCTTGACGGCATCTGCATCTGCACCCGGAATCACCTGGGGAGCAAACTCGATGACTTTGACTTTGGAACCCAGGTTGTTGTACACGTGGGCAAACTCAAAGCCAATCACACCCCCACCAATGCAAAGCACCCGGCCAGGAATGGGATCGGGAACCACCAGAGCACCCGTGGAATCCACGATGTCCTGCTGGTCAATGGGGAAAGTGGGCAGGCTTGCAGGCTCAGATCCAGTGGCAACAATGATGTTCTGGGCGGTGATTTTCTGGTCTCCGACCTGCACGGTGTGGGCATCCAGGAATCTGGCCTCTCCGGTCACCACGGTGATCTTGTTGCCTTTCAGCAGGCTGCTCACCCCGCCGGTCAGGCGTTTGACGATGCCCTCTTTCCAGCCATTGAGTTTGGCAACGTCCAACTTTGTTTCATTGAAGGTGAGTCCGAACTCCTTGGCGTGCTTGCTCTCGGCCATCTGTTCGCCCGCGTGCAAGAGGGCCTTGGTGGGAATGCATCCCACGTTCAGGCACACGCCCCCGACTGCGCCCATCTCTGCAACGGCAGTCTTGAGTCCCAGTTGTGCAGCACGAATCGCAGCGTGGTATCCGCCAGGACCCGCACCAATCACCAATACATCGTAATCCATAGGTCTCTCCTTCGTTTCCCCGAATCCGGGGCTGTTGAAAAGGCTGCAAGGCAGCACACAAACCAAAAATGTCAGCGGAGCTGTTCTGGGCCTGTCCAGAGGCAGGCGAAGACACACCGCTAACCAGTTTAACCCTGAAAATCAGAATGCACCAAGGTCAAATTGACTTTTTCCAGACAGCCAGAATCCTCTGCTGTTCCAGAGCACAGGATTCAGAGGTCCATCATCTTTTTTTCTCATTCCCCCGTTTGAAATTCCCGGTGATCCGGGCCAGCAGCAACTGCTCCTGCGCCGGGGTGGCAGCGTCCAGTTGTTTGAGCAGTTTTTCGGCTTCTTTGTCTTTGTAGGTGCGCACGTGCTTGCCCCCGTAATACACGAAAAGTTTGCCGTCTGCGTGGGCCTTGTAGCTGAAGGGTTGTTCTTCTAAAGCTCCGTGTTGATCGATGGGCATGAACCCAGCCTAGAAGAACAACCTTAAAAACACATCAAACGGGTGGCTTATCCAGCCTGCTGCAGGCCCATCAGACCACTCACCAGATCAGCTTTCCAGAGGCATCCCAGATTTGATGTGAGGCCTCAACACAGGGTTCCTCATCTGCAGTTTCCAGGGCATAACTGGACTGCTGATGTGGCGTATACCACACCCTGGCCTCAGCATCGTACAGGTGGCGCATTTTTGGATTGATTTCTCCGTCATAGGCCGGATAAATGTCCACTCCAGCCATGCTGTGCATCTTGACCTGCCGGATGTGCTCAGGCTGGTCCTGATACATGAAGGTTGCAGGCACGGCAGGAGAGGCTGCACAGAAAACCTGGGCATCAAATCCTGGGACCTGCAGGGCAGCCACAATGCCTTGCATTTGCACTTTGAAAGATTGCACCCGTTCTGCAGAATTGAGTTTCCAGAACTGCTCAAAACGCACTTTGATTTCCTCTTTGACCGAGGGAAAAACCCAGCTGGTCCTGACCTCTTTTACCATTTGCGGGGAAACCACCGACACCCACAGCACCCGACTGTGTTCCCAGAAACCGCCTTTCAGCCCACCCTGGTTGCGTTGAAATTCCAGAATCTTGATGCTGGATGGGTGGTAAACCTCTTCAATGGCCTGTTTCAGGGGCTGGTATCTTGCCTCTGAAGTCACCTCCTGGGTGGTGATGCCAGGGTTCATCCATCTGAGCATGCCCACATTTTCCGCACCCGAATTGACCATGGACTGTCCGAAAGCCAGCACCCCTGTGATGGTGAACCCTGCCAGCAGAATGGCAGGGATCAGGGTGGCAGGCTGGGTTCTCAGCATGTGCATGTCTTGCTGCCAGTGTTCAGAGAGGGCCACCTGCAACACATTGCTTCCAGCACGCATCAGATACAGGTTTGCAGCCCATTTTCCTTCTTCTTTCTGGATCTCACGGTGCATTTCCTGGATGTCCCGGCAGATTTCAGCGCCATAGTGTTCTCGGAAAGTTTTGGGGAACAAAGCAGTCAAAAAACGCAATCCATTCACGATTTCATGGTCCTTTTCTGTTGGGCCAGCAGGAGGGTGGCTTCCATTTGCTTGAGTTGTTCTTCCACCTGGGTGCGGCCCTGATCGCTGAGCCGATAATGGCGGCGGCGTTCGTCCTGTTCTTCTTTTTCGGTTTCGGCAATCAGGCCCTGAGCAAGCATTTTTTTCAGGTTGGTGTAAAGGGTGGCTGGCCCCAATTTCAAACGTCCACGGGTATCGTCCTGAACGGCCTTCATGATGGCATAACCATGTTTTTCCCCATCAAGCAGGGCAAACAGGATGTGAAACTGTGCGCTCAACATCTGCTCCTCCTATATCATCTATTGATATATCATGATCGGATACATCGGTTCTGTCAAGCCCCAAAGGGTAACTTTCATCCCTCACCGAATCGGAAAAAGCTTGCTATTCTATATAACGTATCTTGAACAGCACCTGTTCGGGAAAGATTTCACCCATGAATTCCCCCGACCTCATCTCCACCCGATCCTCAGCACCAAGGAGAAAACCATGAGCAAAGACCTCAGCATTGCAGCCAATAAAGTTGTTGAACTGGATTACGTTCTGACCATTGACGGTGACGTGATTGACAAAACCGAACCCGGAGAACCCCTGCTTTACCTGCACGGCGCAGGCAACCTGATCCCCGGTCTGGAAAAAGAACTCGAAGGCAAAGTTGTGGGGGATGCCCTCAGCGTGACCATCGACCCTGCTGACGCTTACGGCGAATGGGACGAGCAGGCCATCGAAGTCTTCAGCGCTGAAAACTTTGAAGGCGGCGTGGAAGTGGGCGCCACCTACTACGCCGAAAACCCCGATGGAACCATGATGCCCTTCACCGTGGTGGAAGTGCGGGACGACCAGATTGTTGCAGACTTCAACCACCCCCTGGCCGGTCAGACCCTGCACTTTGAAGTGAAAGTGGTCAACATCCGCGAAGCCACCGAAGAAGAACTGGACCACGGCCACCCCCACGGCGCAGACGGCACCGAAGTTCACGACGAAGACTGAACCCCAACAAGAAAAAGAGAACTGGTTTAAACCAGTTCTCTTTTTCTTGTTTTTCTGCTTTTTCAGCCCACTTTGAACCCAATGGCAAAGCCAGCCACAAATGCTCCCGTGAAAGGCAAATTGGCAGTGATCAATTTCATGAAACTGTCGGTGGCGGTCTTGACGTTTTTCTCGTCGAAGAGGGGGTCGGCTTTCTGCTGGATGCTCAGCCAGTCAATCTGGATGAAACCATATGCTGCGAGGATCTGCAGCACAATGAACAGACCACCCACCACAAACAGTGCAATTTTCCCGACTTTTTTGACAAAATAACCTGCAGCAAAACCCAGCACACCACCGAAAGAGAGCTGCCCGATGTAAGGCGTGAGGAAATCCAGATCCATAACGCCAAGTCTACTCTGCTTTTTTGCAGCCAGATGAGGAGAACAGCACTGGCACACCGGCTGTCTGTCAGAAATGCTGCGATTTCAGGAAAGTCCAGTGGCAAAGTTCAGCTGTGCAGTCATCTGTGGGGTTTCTCAGGGAGATGCGGTCATGGAAAGGTAAAATACAATCGGTAGGGTCTGACCGTAGGGTTTGCAAAGCAAGTCTCCCCTGCTGGGCTCAGAAACCAGAGCACTCCAGAGCAGCAAAAACTTACAGCAGACTGTCCATTTTGCAGCTCACGCACATGGACCGCATCGGCGGAACCATTCCTTCAGAGGTCGCGTATGAATCATGTGTCGCAAGTGTCCGAGTACAACCCGAGCCATCCTGCAGAATTGCAACTCCTCAAGAAAGGAGATGAGCGTGCCTGGCATCAACTGATTGAGCAGTACCAGGACCGAATGCTGACCTACCTGTTTCGGCTGGAAGGCAACTATGAGGATGCGCTCGACCTGACCCAGGAGGTGTTTTTCCGGGCATGGAAAGGCATTCACACCTTCAAAGATGGAGAGCCGTTTCTGCCCTGGCTTTACCAGATTGCCCGCAACACCCAGATCGAGAAGCACCGCCGCAAAGCCCACCCGCAATTCTCCATGGAAGAAGCCGCCGAGGAAGTGGGTTTTGAGGTCACCTCCCACCTGCTGAGCCCGGTGGTGCAGGCCGAACACGCCCAGAACGCCGAACGGGTGCAGGAGGCTTTGCTGACCTTGCCAGAAGACTACCGGGAAGCTGTGGTTTTGCGATTTGTGGAAGAAATGAGTTATGAAGAAATTGCTACCATTCAGGGCGTTGCTGTAGGCACAGCCAAGAGTCGGGTGTTTCGGGCCAAAGAAATGCTGGCCCAGGCCCTCAAAGGAAAGGTGGATTGATGGACTGGGTAAAAGTGGGAACCCCTCACTTTTATTCAGTCCAAGCAAACACGGTCAAACAGATCGGCAGCGGTTTTCATCGCCCATGCTGATCAGCGTCGGAATAGAGGTTGGTTATGGATAAGCCCTTAAACTCAAATGAAGAGCACTTGCAGAACGCTCTGGATTTTGGCCGCCCGCCACCAGAGGGCTTTTTTGCACGTTTCAAGGAAATCTTCGAGGTTGAGGAAGCACTGGATCATCTTCCTGTGCTGCAGATCCCGGATTGGCTTTCTGAATTCATGCAGGAGCACATCCATGACCACATCTTTCGGAACACCCTGGACCTGCATCCCCTGCTGGATTCCATTGAGCGTTTCACCCAGCAGTACCTGCCTCCCACTTTTGCCCTGCCCGAGCCGATCATGGAAGACCACGAAACACAACAAGTGCTCAGCCAGCTGTCTGCCCTGAAAGCTCCTCCGGGTTTTGCAGCCCAGGTGATCCAGCGCATCCAGGATGACCACCTGCAGCAGGACCTGCAGCAACTCAAAGTCAAGGCTCCTGAGGGCTTTGCAGCCCAGGTGATCCAGCGCATTCAGGATGACCGGCTGCATCAGAACCTGCAGCAACTCAAGGTCAAAGCACCCGAGGGTTTTGCATCCCATGTGGTCCAGCGCATTCAGGACGACCACCTGCGCCAGGAGTTGCAAGCCCTCAAACTCAAAACTCCAGAGGGTTTCACAGCCCAGCTGGTTCAACGCATTCAAGAGGACCAGCTGCATCAGGACCTGCAACAACTCAAAGTCAAAGCCCCTGAGGGCTTTGCGGCCCAGGTTGCAGCATGCATCCAGGAAGACCACCTGCGTGAGGAGCTGCAACAGCTGAAAGTCAAGGCACCTGAGGGCTTTGCAGACCGCATCCTGCAACACATGCAGAACAGCAGTGAGCTGGAAATGCAAAGTGCCTTGCAAAACCTTCCTGCACTGAAAGTTCCCGAAGGCTTCACAGCCCAGCTGGTTCAGCGCATTCAGGATGACCATCTGGGAGATCAGCTGAAAAGTTTGACCGTCAAAGCCCCTGAGGGCTTTTCAGACAGCGTTCTGCAGCACATGCAGGAACGCAGCACCACCGAAGTGCAGGCGGCCTTGCAAGGGCTGCCTGCACTGAAAGTTCCTGAAGGTTTTGCTGCCCATGTGGCCAGCAGGATTGCACGGGATGCCCAGGCCCAGGAAACGCACAATCCTGCACCGCTGTATCTGGTGGGCATGGCTTTGCTGGCTGCAGCTTTTGCCCTGTTCAGCTTTGTGTTTCCCAACATGCAGGTGGGAGTGAACGTGCTGGCAGACCTGGCCCGCAACATTTCTGGCCTGGCCCTGGGTGTGATGGGTGGATTGGCCCTGGTCAGCGTGTTTGCCCTGTTCAGCCGCATTAAATTTGCTCCGCAAATCACCTATGCTGCTTTTGCGGTGGCCATGCTGATGGTCTATCCGAACATCCAGCAGGCTTTCGGTCCTGCCACCATTGCACCCAGAGAACAGGTGTCCAATGTGGTGCGGGTGGGCGGCGATGTGGTGGTGCGTGGGCATGTGACCGGTGATGTGCTGGCCCTTGGTGGAAACATCAAACTGATTCAGGGTTCCCAGGTGGATGGACGCATTGTGACCCTGCTGGGCGATGTCACCAAAGATCCTGGAGTCCAGGCCAGTGTTCCCACCGCCATTCTGGGGCGCGTCAACGGTGAACTGCCCATCCAGAACACGGTGCTGCCTTCTGTGGGTGTGGCTTCGGCTTTTGTGCCCCTGCTGAACCTGATGAAGAACGAATACTGGCCTGCGTTCTACTTCGCCTTCCTGTGCGTGTTCACCCTGCTGGTGTACCAGTCGGGTCATGGCAGCACCCTGGTGCGTCAGGCCTTCCGGGAACCCAACCGCAATCTTGCGCTGGGATACGTGGCTTTCCTGGTGGCCCTTCCTGTGCTGCTGATCTCCACCCTGGTGGGAAATGCTGTGCTGCTGGGCCTGGGGATCGTTCTGCTGGTGGCCCTCACGGCAGGTCTGAGCATCAGTCTGCTGATGCTGGGTGCAACTTTCACCCGCAGGCTGCATGGGCAGAGCCATCCGGCCACTTTTGCCATCATCGGTCTGGGGCTGTATCTGGTTTTGCTTTCCTTCCCTGCAGCAGCCAGCGTGCTGTGGTTTGCAGGTGGATGTTATGGCCTGGGGGTTCTGCTGAATTACATTCGCAAGACCAACGTCACCCATCTGAAAAGCGCCTGATTTTTCTGTTCTGAAAACCTGAAACCCCGAGCATGCTCGGGGTTTTTGCTGGAACACAGGGATGTTATTTTTTGCTGAGCTGGATCAGAAAAACGCCCAGCAGCACCACCCACACCAGCCACAGCAGGCTTCCCACCAGTCCTGCAGGCTCCCAGAAGGGCAAAGACGGCATCACAGTGTGCAGCAGTTCCAGCTGGCCCAGCAGGTAAATGGCTCCTGCTCCAAACCCCAGAACGCCAAACCAGCGGGGAAACAGGCGGGTTTGCAGGGCAATCAGGCTGATGGTCCACATCCACAGCACCGTGAAAACCTGACCCAGGTGTTCACCCAGCAGCACCCCTCCGTACTGGTGGATGGCCTGAAAAACCACGGTGACAGCGGCGCGGGTGCCCTCGGTGCTGGAGGCGTTCAGGTACAGGTCTGCCAGAACAGGGTTCACAAAGACCCAGCGCAAGAGGCCCACCATTTGCAGCACTGCAGCCAGAATGCCAAAAGTGGTGGCATGGTACAGCAGGGGGTGGCGGGTGTTTTTGAGGATGCCATGCAGCCCAACCATGGCCAGCAACAAAGGAAAGCTGAACCAGGCAAAGGCCAGCCAGATCAGGATGCCACTGCTCCCCAGCGCGTGGTACTGGGTCAGGATCTGGGCAGCAGGTTCACGCAGGATGTCCGGGTAATTGAAGCGCTGGATCAGCAGCATGTAGGGCACATTGAGGGCAATGGCACCCACCAGAAACTCCATTCCCACCCACCTGCGGCTCTGGGCTTGCCGTTTCTCTTCTGGTTGTTTCTGTTGAACAGGTATGGCAGTCATGCGGTTCCTTTGAGGTGAGGCTCCAGCACCATCCACATCAGGTGGATGCCCTGCTGGATGGTTGCTTCAGAGAGGGTTTTTCCGGAGAGTTCCAGGTGGGTGGGCCAGAAGTCGGTGATGATCCAGCAGGCTTCTGCCAGCATGGAAATGCGTTCTGGAGGAAGGGGGTTCATGATGCCTTTGGCGATCAGGAAACCGCAAAGGTCATGGAAATCCTGCTGTCCTCTGTTCCGCACCTTGCGGTATTGCTGCTCGAGTTCTGCGTCCT is part of the Deinococcus roseus genome and encodes:
- a CDS encoding DUF4386 domain-containing protein, yielding MTAIPVQQKQPEEKRQAQSRRWVGMEFLVGAIALNVPYMLLIQRFNYPDILREPAAQILTQYHALGSSGILIWLAFAWFSFPLLLAMVGLHGILKNTRHPLLYHATTFGILAAVLQMVGLLRWVFVNPVLADLYLNASSTEGTRAAVTVVFQAIHQYGGVLLGEHLGQVFTVLWMWTISLIALQTRLFPRWFGVLGFGAGAIYLLGQLELLHTVMPSLPFWEPAGLVGSLLWLVWVVLLGVFLIQLSKK
- a CDS encoding bifunctional 2',3'-cyclic-nucleotide 2'-phosphodiesterase/3'-nucleotidase, whose protein sequence is MKHLKMLSLLLMTTGVAQAATVDLRILETTDIHVNVLNYDYYQDKSTDEYGLSKTATLINQARAEAPNSMLFDNGDLIQGNPLGDYVARVSPLKEGDVHPVYKAMNLLDYDAGNIGNHEFNYGLDFLKVTLQGANFPYVSANVFDANGNKNYFKPYRIITKVVKDENNKLHLLRVGVIGFVPPQILNWDKANLEGKVTTQDIVATAKRFVPEMKEKGADIIVALAHSGLGDPDPKALDENETAGLSKVPGIDVVLFGHSHLEFPSASFATYPGADVKKGTLNGVAAVMPGFWGNNLGVVDLKLEVNDGEWSVADKQGSIRPIFDKVAKKAIVDNDPAIVQAVADDHQHTLDYVRGKVADLEAPINSYFAVVQDDPSVQLVSQAQMWYAKRALQGTEYDKYPVLSAAAPFKAGGRSGASYYTDIPAGTLAIKNISDLYIYPNTIKGVLVTGAQVQEWLERSAGQFKQIDPKGPANQPLVDDSFPTYNFDVIDGVTYEIDVTQPSRYNSKGEVVNADAHRIKNLMFEGKPIDPAQKFVVVTNNYRAGGGGSFPGLDGKNIVLDSPDENREAIIQYMVSQGKINPTADNNWKLAPIPGQSVLFLSSPNAEKFLPANAKKIGTNADGFAQYQLSW
- the lpdA gene encoding dihydrolipoyl dehydrogenase is translated as MDYDVLVIGAGPGGYHAAIRAAQLGLKTAVAEMGAVGGVCLNVGCIPTKALLHAGEQMAESKHAKEFGLTFNETKLDVAKLNGWKEGIVKRLTGGVSSLLKGNKITVVTGEARFLDAHTVQVGDQKITAQNIIVATGSEPASLPTFPIDQQDIVDSTGALVVPDPIPGRVLCIGGGVIGFEFAHVYNNLGSKVKVIEFAPQVIPGADADAVKEFVKAIKKQGIEIEVRTKANKFEKKADGLHVEIESVETGAKRTEVFDRVLVAVGRRPRSKGMNLEGVGVKISDRGFIEINDKLQTSVPHIYAIGDVAGNPMLAHKAMKEGLVAAEVIAGKKSAMDVVAIPGVVYTSPEFAWVGLTEQEAKDKGYKVKTGVFPFAASGRAMTLQSTDGFVKMVSDADTDLLLGVHIVGPHASDMLGEASLGLEMAATVSDIALTIHAHPTLGEAVLEAAEHVHRQAIHISNR
- a CDS encoding FUN14 domain-containing protein: MDLDFLTPYIGQLSFGGVLGFAAGYFVKKVGKIALFVVGGLFIVLQILAAYGFIQIDWLSIQQKADPLFDEKNVKTATDSFMKLITANLPFTGAFVAGFAIGFKVG
- a CDS encoding NAD(P)-dependent oxidoreductase, producing MFIPADRRLIEPEKASLFFSQVLYPMTHTGVGFVVVGHVLRSLLPFLKALERVGEVLAVIPKPRSISDQHLPEIQKRYPVYFLDRLFTANAAQVIGFLEQLKPSGRFMIIDIGGYFHRVVHDLKQHFGDCFLGVVEDTENGHQKYESVVPLPVPCLSVARSLAKRTEDWNVGKSIVFSAEALLRQEGLLFADQVITVFGFGKIGQSIAHNLRARGYEVYVWDIDPSQRIYAQCINHRVKPRPELLQASDIFFCATGNRALTLQDMPQLKPHVHAFSVTSADDELDPQIFERCDSLHRDGDFSRLRFADHTLHLGNHGNAVNFIHGAEVGPYIYLVQAAILSGVKALLQGAGTTGFVGQLDRETEMHNAELFEGHFGSAQAVRFREVG
- a CDS encoding FKBP-type peptidyl-prolyl cis-trans isomerase, which produces MSKDLSIAANKVVELDYVLTIDGDVIDKTEPGEPLLYLHGAGNLIPGLEKELEGKVVGDALSVTIDPADAYGEWDEQAIEVFSAENFEGGVEVGATYYAENPDGTMMPFTVVEVRDDQIVADFNHPLAGQTLHFEVKVVNIREATEEELDHGHPHGADGTEVHDED
- a CDS encoding PadR family transcriptional regulator; this encodes MLSAQFHILFALLDGEKHGYAIMKAVQDDTRGRLKLGPATLYTNLKKMLAQGLIAETEKEEQDERRRHYRLSDQGRTQVEEQLKQMEATLLLAQQKRTMKS
- a CDS encoding RNA polymerase sigma factor → MNHVSQVSEYNPSHPAELQLLKKGDERAWHQLIEQYQDRMLTYLFRLEGNYEDALDLTQEVFFRAWKGIHTFKDGEPFLPWLYQIARNTQIEKHRRKAHPQFSMEEAAEEVGFEVTSHLLSPVVQAEHAQNAERVQEALLTLPEDYREAVVLRFVEEMSYEEIATIQGVAVGTAKSRVFRAKEMLAQALKGKVD